One Helianthus annuus cultivar XRQ/B chromosome 7, HanXRQr2.0-SUNRISE, whole genome shotgun sequence genomic region harbors:
- the LOC110868797 gene encoding 60S ribosomal protein L35-2 codes for MARIKVHELRNKSKADLFAQLKDLKAELALLRVAKVTGGAPNKLSKIKVVRTGIAQVLTVISQTQKAALREAYKNKKYLPLDLRPKKTRAIRRRLTKHQASLKTEREKKKEKYFPLRKYAIKA; via the exons ATGG CTCGAATCAAGGTTCATGAGCTCAGAAACAAATCGAAGGCTGATTTGTTCGCTCAATTGAAAGATCTGAAGGCTGAACTTGCTCTTCTTCGTGTTGCCAAAGTTACCGGTGGTGCTCCGAACAAGCTTTCCAAGAT CAAGGTGGTGAGAACCGGAATCGCTCAAGTGTTGACCGTGATTTCACAGACCCAGAAGGCTGCTCTTAGGGAAGCTTACAAGAACAAGAAGTACTTGCCTCTTGATTTACGTCCAAAGAAAACCCGAGCCATTCGTAGACGTCTAACCAAGCATCAG GCTTCGTTGAAGacagaaagagagaagaagaaagagaagtaCTTTCCATTGAGAAAGTATGCTATCAAGGCATAA